One region of Eubalaena glacialis isolate mEubGla1 chromosome 6, mEubGla1.1.hap2.+ XY, whole genome shotgun sequence genomic DNA includes:
- the AGTR1 gene encoding type-1 angiotensin II receptor, with translation MILNSSTEDGIKRIQEDCPKAGRHNYIFVMIPTLYSIIFVVGIFGNSLVVIVIYFYMKLKTVASVFLLNLALADLCFLLTLPLWAVYTAMEYHWPFGNYLCKIASASVSFNLYASVFLLTCLSIDRYLAIVHPMKSRLRRTMLVAKVTCIIIWLLAGLASLPTIIHRNVFFIENINITVCAFHYESQNSTLPVGLGLTKNILGFLFPFLIILTSYTLIWKTLKKAYEIQKNKPRKDDIFKIIMAIVLFFFFSWVPHQIFTFLDVLIQLGIIHDCKISDIVDTAMPITICLAYFNNCLNPLFYGFLGKKFKKHFLQLLKYIPPKAKSHSTLSTKMSTLSYRPSENGSSSTKKPVPCIEVE, from the coding sequence ATGATCCTCAACTCTTCCACCGAAGATGGTATTAAAAGAATCCAAGAGGACTGTCCCAAAGCTGGAAGGCACAATTACATATTTGTCATGATCCCTACTTTATACAGTATTATCTTTGTGGTGGGAATATTTGGAAACAGCTTGGTGGTGATTGTCATTTACTTTTACATGAAACTGAAGACTGTGGccagtgtttttcttttgaatttagcACTGGCTGACTTATGCTTTTTACTGACTTTGCCACTATGGGCTGTCTACACTGCTATGGAATACCACTGGCCCTTTGGCAATTACCTATGTAAGATCGCTTCAGCCAGCGTCAGTTTCAACCTCTATGCCAGTGTGTTTCTACTCACATGTCTAAGCATTGATCGCTACCTGGCTATTGTGCACCCAATGAAGTCCCGCCTTCGACGCACAATGCTTGTGGCCAAAGTCACCTGCATCATTATTTGGCTGCTGGCTGGCTTGGCCAGTTTGCCAACTATAATCCACCGCAATGTATTTTTCATCGAGAATATCAATATCACAGTTTGTGCTTTCCATTACGAATCCCAAAATTCAACCCTCCCCGTAGGGCTGGGGCTAACCAAGAATATACTGggtttcttgtttccttttctgaTCATTCTTACAAGTTATACTCTTATTTGGAAGACCCTAAAGAAGGCTTATGAAATTCAGAAGAACAAACCAAGAAAAGACGATATTTTCAAGATAATTATGGCaattgtgcttttctttttcttttcctgggttCCCCACCAAATATTCACTTTTCTGGATGTATTGATTCAGTTGGGCATCATACATGACTGTAAAATTTCAGATATTGTCGACACCGCCATGCCCATCACTATTTGCTTAGCTTATTTTAACAATTGCCTGAATCCTCTCTTTTATGgctttctggggaaaaaatttaaaaaacattttctccaGCTTCTGAAATACATTCCCCCAAAGGCCAAATCCCACTCAACCCTGTCAACAAAAATGAGCACGCTTTCCTACCGCCCCTCAGAAAATGGAAGCTCATCTACCAAGAAGCCTGTCCCATGTATTGAGGTTGAGTGA